The Streptomyces sp. NL15-2K genome contains a region encoding:
- a CDS encoding serine hydrolase domain-containing protein has product MKLFTVHAGTRRRLGTVVAALGIAIAAAAVPASSAARSTADLEPAPIDRFVRDYLEQTRLPGAVVAVTRGDRVVHTAGYGHTASGQAMTERTRLPVASLSKSMTALAVMQLVEAAKVDLDQPVHRYLPEFTMADRRSQEITVRQILTQTSGMADSAYPDLTRAQPHTLKEAIAAMREAHLATAPGTRHRYHNPNYFVAARLVEVVSGQPFTDYLSAKLFKPLRMTHTASVDTTTEMPDRARGYVRAYGTTFSRAHPRWFTAGSHGVVTNADDLSQWLIAQNNQGVSADGRRIATARTIELTHTPPKAPKDTDYAMGWMRNQHSDGPGEIQHTGQLLTHNSMATLLPDSRVGIAVVTNTGLISGDDAAQLSQGLVDLARGKSPEVAKPFSMTADWVLAALTLLATGLGIRGVLRARRWARHTARRPWWRTVLRLLPQALPVLLLTQLASLLGLLMNRSGTLAQTAYAWPALVVCAAAGGLASISVINARALALFRYRRHARHGAGATRATNTRHKGRA; this is encoded by the coding sequence ATGAAGCTGTTCACCGTCCATGCCGGTACGCGTCGCCGACTCGGCACCGTGGTGGCCGCGCTCGGTATCGCGATCGCGGCGGCCGCCGTACCGGCCTCCTCGGCCGCTCGGTCCACCGCCGACTTGGAGCCGGCCCCGATCGACCGATTCGTACGCGACTACCTGGAGCAGACCCGCCTGCCGGGCGCGGTGGTCGCCGTCACCAGGGGTGACAGGGTTGTCCACACTGCGGGGTACGGGCACACCGCGTCAGGGCAGGCCATGACGGAGCGGACTCGCCTGCCAGTGGCGTCACTGTCGAAGTCCATGACCGCACTCGCCGTCATGCAACTGGTCGAGGCGGCCAAAGTCGACCTGGATCAGCCTGTGCACCGCTATCTGCCCGAGTTCACCATGGCCGACCGGCGTTCCCAGGAGATCACCGTCCGGCAGATCCTGACCCAAACCTCCGGTATGGCCGACTCTGCCTACCCGGACCTGACCCGCGCCCAACCGCACACCCTCAAGGAGGCCATCGCCGCGATGCGCGAGGCGCACCTCGCCACCGCGCCGGGCACCCGGCACCGCTACCACAACCCCAACTACTTCGTCGCGGCCCGCCTGGTCGAGGTGGTCAGCGGACAGCCCTTCACCGACTACCTGTCCGCCAAGCTCTTCAAGCCGCTGCGCATGACGCACACCGCATCCGTCGACACGACCACCGAGATGCCCGACCGGGCCCGCGGCTACGTCCGCGCCTACGGCACAACGTTCTCCCGTGCTCACCCCCGCTGGTTCACCGCCGGCAGCCACGGTGTCGTCACCAACGCGGACGACCTTTCCCAGTGGCTGATCGCCCAGAACAACCAGGGCGTGTCCGCCGACGGCCGCCGTATCGCCACGGCCCGCACCATCGAGCTCACGCACACCCCGCCGAAAGCGCCGAAGGACACGGACTATGCGATGGGCTGGATGCGGAACCAGCACAGTGACGGGCCCGGGGAGATCCAGCACACGGGCCAACTCCTGACCCACAATTCCATGGCCACCCTGCTGCCCGACAGCAGGGTCGGCATCGCGGTCGTCACCAATACCGGCCTGATCTCCGGAGACGACGCCGCTCAGCTCTCCCAGGGCCTCGTCGACCTCGCGCGGGGCAAGAGCCCCGAGGTGGCAAAGCCCTTCTCGATGACGGCCGACTGGGTCCTGGCGGCGCTGACCCTGCTGGCGACGGGCCTCGGCATCCGCGGTGTCCTGCGTGCGCGTCGATGGGCGCGGCACACCGCACGGCGACCATGGTGGCGAACGGTCCTGCGGTTGCTGCCCCAAGCCCTCCCGGTCCTCCTCCTCACTCAACTCGCCTCGCTGCTCGGCTTGTTGATGAACCGCTCCGGAACCCTGGCACAGACCGCCTACGCCTGGCCGGCGCTTGTCGTATGCGCGGCGGCCGGTGGCCTCGCCTCCATCTCGGTCATCAACGCCCGTGCCCTCGCCCTGTTCCGCTACCGCCGACACGCCAGGCACGGGGCCGGGGCGACGAGGGCGACAAACACTCGGCACAAGGGACGAGCATGA
- a CDS encoding sensor domain-containing protein — translation MRHRTAWQALGQNPLKVLGSSWPWRSLAYLLSGVVFGAVTSVVLVVALVAGIVSLVVSIGALILLGVALSGVAVTRFERWRLRLVDLDPVPDPHRAPERAGLVGWVRTRLREPATWRELGFTAVSATALWWMDFLVLGFALAVPVLVITSPLDDPGAWPLVIVGLCLLAAAPYTITAWAGARAAVTRLMLTPRDSELGRELTDVRASRTRLVDAFDAERRRIERDLHDGAQQRLVSLNVMLGLAALDTEPDSPLAGQLTKAREQAALAVEELRELSRGVHPKALTDHGLAAAVENLAGRSALPVTVDISLPHRIPVSSETTAYFVIAEALTNAVKHSGANRFEVHARLHTDMLTLSVSDDGVGGATPEEGTGLIGLADRVAAADGRLHLSSPPGGPTLLHVELPCR, via the coding sequence ATGCGACATCGGACCGCGTGGCAGGCGCTCGGCCAGAACCCGCTGAAGGTGCTCGGCTCCAGCTGGCCCTGGCGGTCCTTGGCATACCTGCTGTCCGGTGTCGTGTTCGGTGCCGTCACCAGCGTCGTCCTCGTGGTCGCGCTCGTCGCGGGAATCGTCTCGCTGGTGGTGTCGATCGGGGCGCTGATCCTGCTCGGTGTGGCACTGTCCGGCGTCGCCGTCACCCGCTTCGAGCGGTGGCGCCTGCGGCTGGTGGACCTGGACCCGGTGCCCGACCCGCACCGGGCTCCCGAACGCGCGGGACTCGTGGGATGGGTGCGAACCCGGCTGCGGGAGCCTGCGACCTGGCGCGAGCTGGGCTTCACCGCGGTGTCGGCGACCGCGCTGTGGTGGATGGACTTCCTCGTCCTGGGCTTCGCCCTGGCCGTCCCCGTGCTGGTGATCACGTCGCCTCTCGATGATCCCGGAGCCTGGCCGCTGGTGATCGTCGGCCTCTGCCTGCTCGCCGCCGCGCCGTACACCATCACCGCCTGGGCCGGCGCCAGGGCCGCTGTCACACGTCTCATGCTGACGCCGCGCGACAGCGAACTGGGCCGCGAGCTCACTGACGTACGAGCCTCCCGGACGCGGCTGGTCGACGCCTTCGACGCGGAGCGGCGGCGGATCGAGCGGGACCTGCATGACGGGGCGCAGCAGCGGCTGGTCTCCCTCAACGTGATGCTCGGCCTGGCCGCCCTCGACACCGAGCCGGACTCACCGCTGGCCGGGCAGCTCACCAAAGCGCGGGAACAGGCCGCCCTCGCCGTCGAGGAGTTGCGTGAGCTCAGCCGCGGCGTCCACCCGAAGGCGCTCACCGACCACGGTCTGGCCGCAGCAGTGGAGAATCTGGCGGGGCGCTCAGCGCTGCCCGTCACAGTCGACATCAGCCTGCCGCACCGCATACCCGTCTCCTCGGAGACCACGGCGTATTTCGTGATCGCCGAGGCCCTGACCAACGCCGTCAAGCACAGCGGGGCGAACCGGTTCGAGGTGCACGCCCGCCTGCACACCGACATGCTCACCCTGTCTGTCAGCGACGACGGTGTCGGTGGCGCCACCCCGGAGGAGGGCACCGGCCTCATCGGCCTGGCCGACCGCGTCGCCGCGGCGGACGGCAGACTCCATCTGTCCAGCCCGCCGGGCGGGCCCACCCTGCTGCACGTGGAGCTGCCGTGTCGCTGA
- a CDS encoding response regulator transcription factor, with protein sequence MSLTVVLAEDSPLMRDGLVGVLTRFGHRVVAAVDDAEALISAVREHGPDIAVTDVRMPPDNTDDGLRAAVALRHEYPTLPVLVLSQYIEQSYAAHLLDLGSDTGVGYLLKDRVSAVGEFVDAVAQVAAGATVIDPEVVRQLLNRRRDPLQRLTPREREVLALMAEGRTNAAIARELYVTEAAVNKHVSNILQKLDLHLDGLGHRRVLAVLTYLRA encoded by the coding sequence GTGTCGCTGACCGTCGTACTCGCCGAGGACTCCCCGCTGATGCGGGACGGCCTCGTCGGTGTGCTCACCCGCTTCGGCCACCGGGTGGTCGCCGCCGTCGACGACGCGGAAGCCCTGATCTCCGCCGTCCGGGAACACGGCCCCGACATCGCCGTCACCGACGTCCGCATGCCACCGGACAACACGGACGACGGCCTGCGCGCCGCCGTCGCCCTGCGCCACGAGTACCCCACCCTGCCGGTCCTGGTCCTCAGCCAGTACATCGAGCAGTCCTACGCCGCCCATCTGCTCGACCTGGGCAGCGACACGGGGGTCGGCTACCTCCTCAAGGACCGCGTCAGCGCCGTCGGCGAGTTCGTCGACGCCGTGGCCCAAGTCGCCGCAGGCGCGACGGTCATCGACCCCGAAGTCGTCCGCCAACTCCTCAACCGCCGCCGCGACCCCCTGCAACGCCTCACCCCACGAGAGCGCGAGGTCCTCGCGCTTATGGCCGAGGGCCGCACCAACGCCGCCATCGCCCGCGAGCTGTACGTCACCGAAGCGGCGGTCAACAAGCACGTCAGCAACATCCTTCAGAAACTCGACCTTCACCTCGACGGCCTGGGACACCGCCGCGTCCTCGCCGTCCTGACCTACCTACGCGCGTGA
- a CDS encoding PH domain-containing protein, with product MMTVSEAAGTEGGDDIERDEGAAGGGVCFSDQGMLVRSVLRTRLIPWRDVAGVEALRSPLGRSVLVHRLTGFGGRRVILPSPRTHLFARDPDFDTKVASIQRWRDRLSSAPRTAPTSAVRRLWYLCAYLAIPTLMLTQSLLLEGGYWSQTWWPWRHEATSLPNACQVFDRVPARARGLVGEAEGDPYGSGAPGGRGAQKTECQWESGSDLGFRLSFRRYDYAWLKTGSRHARETFYEEKGWEQPAVLQPLEGLGDVAVIRDPGQTQPDRTNLVEAKVLKSNVIIQVSYMGKMEPHTAADKVEEIARIATTRIKPSFQHRLLGLFEV from the coding sequence ATGATGACGGTCAGCGAGGCGGCGGGGACGGAAGGCGGGGACGACATTGAGCGGGACGAGGGCGCAGCTGGTGGCGGCGTGTGCTTCTCCGATCAGGGCATGCTGGTGCGCTCGGTATTGCGGACCCGGCTCATCCCCTGGCGGGACGTCGCCGGCGTCGAGGCACTGCGCAGTCCGCTGGGCCGCTCGGTCCTGGTGCACCGTCTGACCGGCTTCGGGGGCAGACGGGTCATCCTGCCCTCACCGCGCACCCACTTGTTCGCGCGCGACCCGGACTTCGACACCAAAGTGGCTTCGATCCAGCGGTGGCGAGACCGACTGTCGTCCGCGCCGCGCACCGCTCCGACGAGTGCGGTGCGCCGACTGTGGTACCTCTGCGCCTACCTCGCCATTCCCACCCTGATGCTCACCCAGAGCTTGCTTTTGGAGGGCGGATACTGGAGCCAGACCTGGTGGCCATGGCGTCACGAGGCGACGTCACTCCCGAACGCGTGTCAGGTTTTCGATCGAGTCCCGGCTCGCGCCAGGGGACTCGTCGGCGAGGCGGAAGGCGATCCCTACGGAAGCGGCGCCCCGGGAGGACGGGGCGCACAGAAGACCGAGTGCCAGTGGGAGAGCGGGAGCGACCTCGGATTCAGGCTGAGCTTCCGCCGCTACGACTACGCCTGGCTAAAGACCGGCAGTCGCCATGCCCGCGAGACCTTCTACGAAGAAAAGGGCTGGGAACAGCCAGCCGTGTTGCAACCGCTGGAGGGTCTCGGCGACGTTGCGGTCATCCGTGACCCGGGCCAGACGCAGCCGGACCGTACCAACTTGGTTGAAGCCAAGGTCCTCAAGAGCAACGTGATCATTCAGGTCTCGTACATGGGGAAGATGGAGCCCCATACGGCTGCCGACAAGGTCGAGGAGATCGCCCGCATCGCGACGACCCGGATCAAGCCGTCCTTCCAGCACCGCCTGCTCGGGCTTTTCGAGGTCTGA
- a CDS encoding HNH endonuclease family protein, protein MIKNLRRASLAAALVVLPLLAPTPARAHDRAAETYTLPIAVAVDVLPLAAEVRNGYQRTSFKHWNAGQNPTDGCNTRAEVLISEAIDPPEILPGCKLSGGRWWSYYDAKWITAASALDVDHMVPLAEAWDSGASQWTAKRREAYANDLDARTSLIAVSAASNRSKADQDPAEWLPPAVDITCRYTSEWLATKLRWELTIDAVELEALTQLAEACTDTTVTYEPAP, encoded by the coding sequence GTGATCAAGAACCTCAGGCGTGCCTCTCTTGCGGCCGCACTCGTCGTCCTGCCCCTACTGGCACCCACTCCGGCTCGCGCACACGATCGGGCCGCCGAGACGTACACACTCCCGATCGCGGTTGCGGTCGACGTCCTCCCCCTCGCGGCGGAGGTGCGGAACGGCTACCAGCGCACGAGCTTCAAGCACTGGAACGCGGGCCAAAACCCCACCGACGGCTGCAACACGCGAGCGGAGGTGCTCATCTCCGAGGCGATCGACCCGCCCGAGATCCTCCCCGGCTGCAAGCTCTCAGGAGGCCGATGGTGGTCGTACTACGACGCCAAGTGGATCACCGCAGCCTCCGCCCTGGACGTCGACCACATGGTGCCGCTCGCCGAGGCATGGGACTCCGGGGCGTCGCAATGGACCGCCAAGCGGCGTGAGGCGTACGCCAACGACCTGGACGCCAGGACCTCGCTCATCGCCGTCTCTGCGGCCTCCAACCGCAGCAAGGCCGACCAGGACCCGGCCGAATGGCTGCCGCCGGCCGTCGACATCACGTGCCGTTACACCTCGGAATGGCTCGCAACCAAGCTCCGCTGGGAACTCACCATCGACGCCGTCGAGCTCGAAGCACTCACACAACTCGCGGAAGCCTGCACCGACACCACCGTGACCTACGAGCCCGCTCCATAG
- a CDS encoding PIN domain-containing protein, which translates to MAFVAIYDANVLYPSTLRDVLIRVAQSGIVQAKWTDQILDETFRNILKDCPDIPPEKLDRVRTLMNAAIRDCLVRGHEPLIDAVELPDPDDRHVLAAAIRAKAQAIVTFNLKDFPTDALTPWDVEALHPDAFLEAQIDLAPQVVYGAVQRIADSWRKPPGTVDDVISRLERQGLVASAAALRTLAITP; encoded by the coding sequence ATGGCCTTCGTCGCCATCTACGACGCCAACGTTCTGTACCCCAGCACCCTGCGCGACGTCCTCATCCGCGTCGCGCAGAGCGGCATCGTCCAAGCCAAGTGGACCGATCAGATCCTCGACGAGACCTTCCGCAACATCCTCAAGGACTGCCCGGACATCCCGCCCGAGAAGCTCGACCGCGTCCGCACCTTGATGAACGCTGCAATCCGAGACTGCCTGGTCAGGGGACACGAACCACTGATCGACGCCGTAGAACTGCCAGACCCGGACGACCGGCATGTCCTGGCCGCGGCGATCCGGGCCAAAGCACAGGCGATCGTCACCTTCAACCTGAAGGACTTCCCGACCGATGCCCTGACCCCCTGGGACGTCGAAGCTCTGCATCCGGACGCCTTCCTGGAGGCACAGATCGATCTGGCCCCACAGGTCGTCTACGGCGCGGTGCAGAGAATCGCGGACAGCTGGCGAAAGCCACCCGGCACAGTGGACGACGTGATCTCCAGACTGGAGCGGCAGGGCCTGGTCGCCTCCGCGGCAGCCCTACGAACGCTTGCAATCACGCCCTGA
- a CDS encoding helix-turn-helix domain-containing protein, translated as MTKTDIRPVRLPPEKAAAAAHALAQVRSYLAAHQDLAEITVTVEDGEREPLALPREAVELLAGMLAHLGAGRAVSVVPSDAELTTQQAADMLNVSRPFLIGLLEAGEIEYRTVGTHRRITASSLLEYKRKDDQRRREAADELTQLGQEMGMI; from the coding sequence ATGACCAAGACGGACATCCGGCCCGTGCGACTGCCTCCCGAGAAGGCCGCGGCTGCAGCTCACGCGCTCGCACAGGTCCGCAGCTACCTGGCGGCACACCAGGACCTCGCAGAGATCACCGTGACAGTCGAGGACGGAGAGCGCGAGCCCCTCGCCCTACCCCGCGAGGCCGTGGAACTGCTCGCCGGCATGCTGGCCCACCTGGGGGCTGGCCGCGCCGTCTCGGTCGTCCCGTCCGACGCCGAGCTCACCACACAGCAGGCAGCGGACATGCTCAACGTGTCGCGGCCGTTCCTGATCGGGCTGCTCGAGGCCGGAGAAATCGAGTACCGAACCGTCGGCACACACCGGCGGATCACCGCGTCCTCACTGCTGGAGTACAAGCGCAAGGACGACCAGCGCCGCCGCGAAGCCGCCGACGAGCTCACCCAGCTCGGCCAGGAAATGGGAATGATCTAG
- a CDS encoding DUF1254 domain-containing protein — protein sequence MSRRSTFKAATALAALGASAATANAAEGKAGGEAIGAGVDSLGFDLGMPTPDRADKLYDALDFQQAVLCYLWAIPTVGMESARQMLVDNAGARSGDLVLVTGYREVSVMLGSNVTTPYVFAHIDLADRPVVFEYPEGATAGSLVDWWDRPLIDVGASAPDAGKGAVFILVGPGQEAPKDLPRGARVLRSRTRKVLLFSRGLDSDPRKVEEIFETARIYPYGQSPGQGRTRVLRFKPEGRLTSMKHPEGFAYWRRLVNALEQEPVEDRDRFFAAMLKQLGIESGRTFEPDARQRKILQKAAVVGEETAKAIAFNTRIPGMRYRADAQWEYLIPPSFSNEQDVPGGTLFEERTKFFYEVTGTSEAVLTRTPGAGSAYLVAYHDTNGAAFDGGRSYRLRVPADVPAKLFWSITLYDTDTRGLIQNRQQIVDKSSHQKLRKNPDGTIDIVMSPTAPAGLEKNWIPTTPGRSWYAYFRLFGPLEPYFDRSWGLPDIQATTS from the coding sequence GTGAGTCGAAGGAGCACGTTCAAGGCGGCGACCGCCCTCGCGGCGCTGGGCGCCTCCGCCGCCACCGCGAACGCGGCGGAGGGCAAGGCCGGTGGCGAGGCGATAGGGGCTGGGGTCGACTCCCTGGGGTTCGATCTCGGGATGCCCACGCCCGACAGGGCGGACAAGCTCTACGACGCGCTGGACTTCCAGCAGGCGGTGCTCTGTTACCTGTGGGCCATACCCACGGTCGGCATGGAGAGCGCCCGGCAGATGCTCGTCGACAACGCGGGCGCCCGCAGCGGCGATCTCGTGCTGGTCACGGGCTATCGCGAGGTCAGCGTGATGCTCGGCTCGAACGTGACGACCCCCTACGTCTTCGCCCACATCGATCTCGCGGACCGCCCTGTCGTCTTCGAGTATCCCGAAGGCGCCACCGCCGGGTCCCTGGTCGACTGGTGGGACCGCCCGCTCATCGATGTCGGCGCCTCGGCTCCCGATGCGGGGAAGGGTGCCGTTTTCATCCTCGTGGGACCTGGTCAGGAGGCGCCGAAAGACCTCCCGCGCGGCGCTCGGGTGCTGCGTTCGCGCACCCGGAAGGTACTGCTGTTCAGCCGGGGCCTGGACTCCGATCCACGGAAGGTCGAGGAGATCTTCGAGACCGCGAGGATCTACCCGTACGGCCAGAGCCCCGGCCAGGGGCGCACCCGCGTTCTTCGCTTCAAGCCCGAGGGCCGGCTCACGAGCATGAAACATCCCGAGGGTTTCGCCTACTGGCGGCGCCTCGTGAACGCGCTCGAGCAAGAACCGGTCGAGGACCGTGACCGTTTCTTCGCGGCGATGCTGAAGCAGCTCGGCATCGAGTCCGGCCGGACCTTCGAGCCGGACGCCAGGCAGCGGAAGATCCTGCAGAAGGCCGCCGTCGTCGGCGAAGAGACGGCGAAGGCCATCGCGTTCAACACGCGTATCCCCGGCATGCGTTACCGCGCCGACGCGCAGTGGGAGTACCTCATCCCGCCGTCGTTCTCGAACGAACAGGACGTGCCCGGCGGCACGCTGTTCGAGGAGCGGACGAAGTTCTTCTACGAAGTCACGGGCACGTCCGAGGCCGTACTGACCAGGACGCCCGGCGCGGGTTCCGCCTACCTCGTCGCCTATCACGACACGAACGGCGCGGCGTTCGACGGAGGGCGGTCCTACCGGCTTCGCGTACCGGCCGACGTGCCGGCCAAGTTGTTCTGGTCGATCACCCTCTACGACACCGACACGCGCGGCCTGATCCAGAACAGGCAGCAGATCGTGGACAAGTCCTCACACCAGAAGCTGCGGAAGAATCCCGACGGCACCATCGACATCGTCATGAGCCCGACCGCACCCGCCGGCCTGGAGAAGAACTGGATTCCCACCACGCCGGGGAGGTCCTGGTACGCCTACTTCCGGCTCTTCGGCCCCCTGGAGCCGTACTTCGACCGCTCCTGGGGCCTGCCGGACATTCAGGCGACCACGTCCTGA
- a CDS encoding alpha/beta hydrolase, producing MSRRTQVALNFVERGEGTPVLAVHGWTPDHRLMLGCLEPTFADRPGYRRLYPDLPAMGKSPAPAEIAGTDDIFAAVQDFVDDHIGDEPFLLVGESYGGYLARGLARARPEQVLGLALICPIGTAVEHTDRRLPPPHVLRADPDLIATLDERTAEQFTDLAVVQTPQTLRRTREEVLAGLDVADTDAMARIRQNWTLTDAPEDGEPFTRPTLILAGRQDHMVGYLDQFALLPHYPRATYAVLDVAGHNLQIEQPDLFNMLIGEWLDRVAEQPRP from the coding sequence ATGTCGCGGCGTACGCAGGTGGCGTTGAACTTCGTGGAGCGCGGCGAGGGCACGCCGGTGCTGGCGGTGCACGGGTGGACCCCCGACCACCGTCTGATGCTGGGCTGCCTGGAGCCGACGTTCGCCGACCGCCCCGGGTACCGACGGCTGTATCCGGACCTGCCGGCGATGGGCAAGTCCCCGGCACCGGCGGAGATCGCCGGTACCGACGACATATTCGCCGCCGTACAGGACTTCGTGGATGACCACATCGGGGACGAGCCGTTCCTGCTCGTCGGCGAGTCCTACGGCGGCTACCTCGCCCGCGGTCTCGCACGCGCCCGGCCCGAGCAGGTGCTCGGCCTCGCCCTGATCTGCCCCATCGGTACGGCCGTCGAACACACCGACCGCCGCCTGCCTCCCCCACACGTTCTGCGCGCCGACCCCGACCTCATCGCCACGCTCGACGAACGGACCGCGGAGCAGTTCACGGACCTCGCCGTCGTCCAGACCCCACAAACCCTGCGACGCACCCGTGAGGAGGTCCTCGCCGGGCTGGACGTGGCCGACACCGACGCCATGGCACGCATCCGGCAGAACTGGACGCTCACCGACGCCCCCGAGGACGGCGAGCCCTTCACCCGCCCGACGCTGATCCTGGCCGGACGCCAAGACCACATGGTCGGCTACCTCGACCAGTTCGCCCTGCTGCCGCACTACCCGCGAGCCACGTACGCGGTCCTCGACGTGGCCGGCCACAACCTACAGATCGAACAGCCGGACCTGTTCAACATGCTCATCGGCGAATGGCTCGACCGGGTCGCCGAGCAGCCACGCCCCTGA
- a CDS encoding PadR family transcriptional regulator: MLELAILGHLAEAPLHGYELRRRVDRLSGYTRPVSEGSLYPAIKRLVNRGLLTRHTEPGTAAAQRYVLTLTDAGRAELLQRLRNPAQHEITDFTRFFTILAFLSLLPDKEEQHAVLRRRLEFLETPSSFFYDDDRPLRAEEVADPYRRGMLLTARAITRAECAWLHGVLDGDQDSDIPQQSAGKQQI, encoded by the coding sequence GTGTTGGAGCTTGCGATCCTGGGTCATCTCGCGGAGGCCCCGCTGCACGGCTATGAGCTGCGCCGCCGGGTCGACCGGCTGTCCGGCTACACGCGTCCGGTCAGCGAGGGCAGCCTCTACCCGGCGATCAAGCGCCTGGTGAACCGCGGCCTGCTCACCCGCCACACCGAACCGGGCACGGCCGCCGCCCAGCGATACGTGCTGACCCTGACCGACGCCGGCCGCGCCGAGCTGCTGCAGCGCCTGCGCAATCCCGCCCAGCACGAAATCACCGACTTCACCCGGTTCTTCACCATCCTGGCGTTCCTGTCCCTGCTCCCCGACAAGGAGGAGCAGCACGCGGTGCTGCGCCGACGGCTGGAGTTCCTGGAGACGCCTTCGAGCTTCTTCTACGACGACGACCGTCCGCTGCGCGCGGAGGAGGTCGCCGACCCCTACCGCCGCGGCATGCTGCTCACTGCCCGCGCGATCACCCGCGCCGAATGCGCCTGGCTCCACGGGGTACTGGACGGCGACCAGGACAGCGACATCCCCCAGCAGTCGGCGGGGAAGCAGCAGATCTGA
- a CDS encoding IS110 family transposase encodes MSVYVGIDVHRKRSQIAVVEDDGAVRVNRNVPNGVEPVLSVIGDLPIGAPVAFEAAYGWGWLVELLEDYGFEPHLVHPLRCKAIASARLKNDKVDAATLAQLLRADLLPEAWIAPLGVRQQRALVRHRCQLVRLRTLLRNRVHAVLADYGCDRPGSYFTSPGRAWLEGLDLPDASRRVVDDLLGLIDALKEPIDALDEQLVAHARGDPRVKALTQLPGVGTLTALIIAAEIGDVTRFPSARKLAAWAGLTPTVRSSDLTVRHGHISKQGSPWLRWILCEAAQTAKRSPDFAATYQRLAHRRGKKIATTAIARRLLARAYHLLRAVPAPHDRQGAR; translated from the coding sequence ATGTCTGTCTACGTCGGTATCGACGTGCACCGCAAGCGGTCGCAGATTGCGGTGGTCGAGGACGATGGCGCGGTGCGGGTGAACCGGAACGTGCCCAATGGGGTGGAGCCGGTGCTGTCGGTGATCGGGGATCTTCCGATCGGTGCGCCGGTCGCCTTCGAGGCCGCCTACGGCTGGGGCTGGCTGGTGGAGCTGCTGGAGGACTACGGCTTCGAGCCGCACCTGGTGCACCCGCTGCGGTGCAAGGCCATCGCCTCCGCCCGGCTGAAGAACGACAAGGTGGACGCGGCGACCCTCGCGCAGCTGCTGCGCGCGGATCTGCTGCCGGAGGCATGGATCGCCCCGCTGGGCGTGCGGCAGCAGCGGGCCCTGGTGCGGCACCGCTGCCAGCTGGTCCGTCTGCGCACGCTGCTGCGCAACCGCGTCCACGCCGTCCTGGCGGATTACGGCTGCGACCGCCCGGGCAGCTATTTCACCTCCCCGGGACGGGCCTGGCTGGAGGGCCTTGATCTGCCGGACGCCTCGCGCCGCGTGGTCGACGACCTCCTCGGTCTGATCGACGCCCTCAAAGAACCCATCGACGCTCTCGATGAACAACTGGTCGCGCACGCGCGCGGTGATCCGCGGGTCAAAGCCCTCACCCAGCTGCCCGGCGTGGGCACGCTCACCGCCCTGATCATCGCAGCCGAGATCGGCGACGTCACCCGCTTCCCCTCCGCCCGCAAGCTCGCTGCCTGGGCCGGGCTCACCCCCACCGTCCGCAGCTCCGACCTCACCGTCCGGCACGGTCACATCTCCAAGCAGGGCTCGCCCTGGCTGCGGTGGATCTTGTGCGAGGCAGCCCAGACCGCGAAACGTTCACCGGACTTCGCCGCTACTTACCAGCGCCTCGCCCACCGCCGCGGCAAGAAGATCGCCACCACCGCGATCGCCCGCCGCCTGCTGGCCCGCGCCTACCACCTCCTGCGCGCCGTCCCAGCCCCACACGACCGGCAGGGGGCCCGATGA
- a CDS encoding type II toxin-antitoxin system VapB family antitoxin → MSVTQIDIDDDALERAMALSKVRTKKEAVNLALHFYAEQQERAARISRHFERAREWGAVEDAERLHRAEKHSR, encoded by the coding sequence ATGTCTGTGACCCAGATCGACATCGACGACGACGCCCTGGAACGCGCCATGGCTCTGTCCAAGGTCAGGACCAAGAAGGAGGCGGTCAACCTCGCTCTGCACTTCTACGCCGAGCAGCAGGAGCGTGCGGCGCGCATCAGCCGTCACTTCGAGCGTGCGCGTGAGTGGGGTGCCGTCGAGGATGCCGAACGGCTGCACCGGGCGGAGAAGCACAGCCGGTGA